From one Humulus lupulus chromosome 8, drHumLupu1.1, whole genome shotgun sequence genomic stretch:
- the LOC133798199 gene encoding staphylococcal-like nuclease CAN1: MSNQEYPRVVVQPPILFLVCLLSLIIGPQFLCPIDSTSISSLINFLKNSPSKQINDIMGNVLRILYGHCCNPAATTTTGPYGVSALAYDIFQFETTSQVPDGLSKYVVSSKKAQANWYGKLSEAWREAKPPPNTAEEAARLVIQTLKRHQKKDVEGLLTYYGLPLPHTLVEVSTGVPTSAPAGVKFELQTLPIDAKAIADGDTVTVYVSTADPRESSCLPKDIQKAADQRSKARAVKNYAKADALHKQIIDSGYRVISLQGNEEVLARKYRIRLRGIDAPESKMPYGKEAKEELAKLVQGKCLRVLVYDEDRYGRCVGDIYSNGIFVQEMLLKKGFAWHYSAYDKRQELARWENEARAKRVGLWASSNPEKPWEWRKDRREGR; the protein is encoded by the exons ATGTCTAATCAAGAGTATCCACGTGTCGTAGTTCAGCCTCCGATTCTATTCCTTGTTTGCCTCCTCTCCCTAATTATTGGTCCTCAATTCTTATGCCCAATTGATTCTACTTCTATTTCTTCACTCATAAATTTCCTCAAAAACTCTCCCTCTAAACAGATCAACGATATTATGGGTAACGTTCTAAGAATATTGTACGGCCATTGTTGTAATCCGGCGGCCACCACTACTACAGGGCCCTACGGCGTCTCCGCCCTTGCCTACGATATCTTCCAATTCGAGACCACTTCGCAG GTCCCAGATGGACTGAGTAAGTATGTTGTGTCGTCCAAGAAGGCTCAGGCTAATTG GTATGGAAAACTATCTGAGGCATGGAGAGAAGCCAAACCCCCTCCAAATACAGCTGAAGAAGCAGCTAGGTTGGTCATCCAAACCTTGAAAAGACACCAGAAGAAAGATGTTGAG GGCTTATTGACTTATTATGGTCTTCCTCTACCTCATACTCTTGTTGAAGTTTCTACTGGGGTCCCAACTTCAGCACCTGCTGGAGTAAAGTTTGAATTGCAGACCCTACCG ATTGATGCGAAGGCGATTGCTGATGGAGATACAGTGACGGTTTATGTCAGCACAGCAGACCCCAGAGAATCATCCTGCCTTCCAAAAGACATACAAAAGGCTGCTGATCAGAGATCGAAAGCGCGTGCCGTTAAAAACTATGCCAAGGCTGATGCACTTCACAAGCAAATAATTGATTCTGGATACCG GGTGATAAGTCTTCAGGGCAATGAGGAAGTTCTTGCCCGAAAGTATCGGATTCgactgag GGGAATAGATGCACCAGAGAGTAAAATGCCATATGGTAAAGAAGCCAAGGAAGAGCTAGCTAAGCTTGTCCAGGGCAAGTGTCTGAGAGTCCTTGTCTACGATGAAGATCGTTATGGCCGTTGTGTTGGTGATATTTATTCCAATGGAATATTTGTACAG GAAATGTTGCTCAAAAAAGGGTTCGCTTGGCATTACTCGGCCTATGACAAACGCCAAGAACTTGCAAGA TGGGAAAACGAGGCTCGAGCAAAGCGAGTGGGCTTATGGGCTTCCTCAAACCCTGAGAAGCCATGGGAATGGAGAAAGGACAGACGAGAAGGAAGGTAA